ATGATAGCAAAAAACGCGCACGAACGGATAAAGTTGAGAAACTTTCCCTTAGCTGCAATTAGACTTGTACATTTTTTGCTAATAATGTGATTTCTATCTTTTGTACATTGTGATCTCTCCCGCAATATCCTGTCGTCAGTTATTTATTCACTGGTTTTAAATTCGATTCAGGCGATTCAATAAGATGCGCATTTGAATATTAACCAGCTTAATGGTGTTCGACATCTTCTCCGCATTttaataaccaaaaaatgtgaGACCCGGAAAGAATAACTGAGCAGGGAAAACGTCacaatctaatttttttttaaatttgaaattatagaatcaattctttattatttttctatcttttaaaaattgtattctttataaaggtacacacacacatacacacacgcaaaAGAGTATTAATGGGGCATACAATAGGGGCACGTATATCATCGAATGCAACCAGCGTCATTGTCAATTCTTTCCTGTAAACACAACCTAATTAAATTGAGCACTATTTAATTATTGTATGAGCTTATAGTATTTAGGAGCGAATTGGAATCCATGGCGAAGAGGCAGCAGCGGAGGTCCTATAGATTGGAGTGGATGGAACTTTGTATGCCGGGGGAGCGGGAGCGGGAGCCTTGTAAGCCGGGGCCGCAAGAGCCGGGGCCTTGTAAACCGGAGCAGCGGGAGTAGGGGCTTTGTAGGCCGGAGCTGAAGGAGCTTTATAAGCCGGGGCAGCGGGAGCGGGAGTTTTGTAAACTGGGGCTACAGGTGCCGGAGCGGCGGGAGTTTTGTAGACCGGAGCAGCAGGGATTTTGACAGCGGGAGCAGCTTGGACTTTGTAGACGGGAGCTTCTGGGGCTTTGTAAGCCGGGGCAGCGGGAGTAGGGGCTCTGTAGGCAGGTGCTGGGGCCGGAGCCTTGTAGGCTGGAGTAGCTGGGGCCTGGTAAACAGGAGCAGAAGGAGCTGGATAGGACGGGGCAGTAGGAGCTGGATAAGACGGGGCTGGAGGAGCTGGATAGGACGGGGCTGGAGGAGCTGGATAGGACGGGGCTGAAGGAGCTGGATAGGACGGGGCTGGAGGAGCTGGATAGGACGGGGCTGGAGGAGCTGGATAGGACGGGGCTGAAGGAGCCGGATAGGACGGAGCTGGGGCTTTGTAAGCGGCTGGTTTGTATTCGGGATAATTGGCTTCTCCCTCGTATTTTACGTCAGCGACGTAACCGTAACTGTCAGCCCTGTAGTTGACGATTTGCATGCGACCGTCGGGGAGTTGAACTCGGTACGATCCGGTGACGACATTGCCATCGCTTTTCTCAGAGTGGCCGTAGTTGTTGTAGGAAGGAGCATCGTTGACTTCCCATTCAAAGCTGTACGGCTGTGGGGGCTGTCATCAAATGACAGCGTTAAAATGAATCTGATTTAAGCGGATTTAAGTTATAAGGCTTCACTCACGTATTCAGAAGATTTGTAAGCCGGCTCTTTATTGTAAGCAGTTTGAGCAGCAGCCACGACCACCAATACGGAAAGAATGACAATCTGTTTTGAGCAAATCCGGAAAATATTTTAGactttcttatatttttcttttttcttttccaattttattttttttaactcgattgaattttttaccttcatgATGAGGAGTGCTGTGTTAGTAGTGGACTGGAAGACAATTCGACAAACAACTGATGCTGCTGACTTTTGACACCAGGCTCTTTATATACTTACATGGGCTCCAAGGCTCCATGTAACGCAACTGGGAAGTGTTTAACGATACGTGGGTAGGGCTTATTTCTCCGATGGTTTCGGTTACGACTCCTTTTCCGTATCGACACCACCTCCTGATCGCTCCCATTTTTCCCTCTTCgcagaaggagaaaaagttttgttcttttcttttggaattttaCAGCACGCGCCagagaaagggaaagtaaAGCGGCTGCgtagttttttcttcctgtacCCCAGTGCTTTCACGCACACCCGGATCGTTGCCAATTTGCCATAAGAAATCCGCGGTCATCgattcgaaaaaatttgactCAAATAATTATCCAATcgattttgtaaaaaattgaaaaaaaaaaatgtggtcgaTTCTCACGGTAGGCCTGCCTTAAACAGATTGCACCGCCGCGTAACACCCGAGGACACGCGTAACACTCAGTGTTTCGCGCAATAGTTTGTAACCGGAGGACTCGGCTTCCCGttggagattttttaaattttcaaattacaaattatgGAAATTTCTTGCCGCCCTCTTATTGTCTTGTGACGATCTTGCAATGTTCTATTTTTAAACGTACTACGGATTATTCGATCGCCTCTGTTGAATTCAGTTGATTATACACCTTCCAGAAAATCTGTATCAGCACTTTCTCTTCTCGTGCGACGCTACAATAAATCCGGagaacaggtttttttttgtgggacACAAGTGGGTCACGTTCAGTTTCCTGTCCGCcaaaaacataataataaaaaaaaaacatccagcAGCTCTTTTGGTTAACTACACGTGTAActtttttcaagaagaaaaaaagagtctgcTGCATAGagtttttcctcctttcttcCGACTCCATGACTTTCCAGCCCGACGCCcatgtttttgtttagatGTTATCGCTTGTTGCGTCACGAAATCGGCTTTGCGCTTCATTGCACGATTAACCTTCCATAAACAGTCtgcaatcctttttttatttcagttaaagattttttttattattattttctctggACTTTCTGTagtctcttctctcttgtgACGGCAGGGGAAAATCTGGCGACCACTTTCAAAGCCGCACAGAACTCAATTCCCTGAATCAGTGAGGCTGAAAATCCCATttaggttttcttcttttatttctgtaaTACCAACGTATAGGATTAAATGCCTTAACTCttaatcaattattatttgaaaaactcgatacaatttttttattgtcagaATTAAGCGCGTTATTAGTACACTTGAGCAGATTTGATACAGGTATGTAGATTATCGGAGACATGATGCGTTAAGCGATTTGAACTATTTCAGAATGAATTGACTGCAAACGCTAAAAATTAGCATTTCTGAATTACATTTATGAACGGCCGACAACTTGAAATCCAATGGCGCCGGGGATCCACGTTCCggttttggaaaaattttcgTACTTGACGTCGGCTCTGTAACCGTTCTTTGCGTCGGCCGTGTAGGTGACGGTCTGGATACGTCCATCCGGAAGGTAAACGCGATAAGAGCCGGTGGTCACTTTTCCGTCGCTACTCTCCGAATGGGAGTATTCTTGGAACGATGGTTTGTCAAAAACTGACCAGGAGAAACTGTACGGCTGGCGAGTCTGAATTTAATAACGTTGGAAAATTCATTCGTGAAATTGTCTCAGGAAATTTGAACGTTCAATTTTAGCGACTTACGTATTCGGCGGTTTTGGGGGTTGGCGCATAGTTGGTCTGCGGGATTGGAGAAGCTGCCACTGCGGCGAGAAGAGCGTAGAGGATGACgagctaaaaatattttccagaaATTTAAATTGGTTTATCTTCAGATTTTCagtcaaatatttaatttgattaaaattaaaacactcGATACCTTCATGATTTTAGCTTGTGCAAGGGTTGAAGTTTAGAAAGAAACTGATGGCTTTTGACCGCTCTCAGTCGCACTTTATAAGGTGAGcatcgcaaaaaaaaatagtaattaaTACGTATAGGTGATCAATATGTGCAGGGAAAGTTAGACAGTTGGTTTGAGGTATTATATGAACCGGTGCTTCTGGattgaaataagaagaagtgaaaggcaattctttttcttcctggtGAAACTTAACGACCGGTTCCTCATTTCATTTCTGCGTAGTTAAACCGCCAATGTCAATAATGGCCTGGACAAATTtgcatttgtatttttcgtatccccaatttttttttttcaatcgacCTGTGATTGTCGTGAAGTAATTATCGTATTCCCATTTGTACAAATTCAAAACGTTAACTGAAACGGGATGATtgggagatttaaaaaaaaatccggtgAACCGATATTAAATTAGTGGTTGACATGTTATAAAttaggaaattcaaaaagaataaatcgTCTCAATTGCGATCACATTTTTCAGCTTGCATTGGTGGGTGTAgttctttcttgaaaattgCCAAGGGCAATATCTTCTGCGTATGTTCTCAGTGTCTCAGCACCCGCCTTTCCGGAtacatttttatagttttcttGTTGACTTTTATCGATTATATCGGAGCCATGCATAAGAGTGATCCTGCTGTATTTGAGAGTAATTGCTACTTTTTGTTGCGACAAAACGTGATTTCAACTTTtgcccttttcattttgaagtGTATCAAATAGCACAAACTACGTCAAATAATGAAGGAACACCGGCAGCGGAGAAAGTTGAAACATATACTGTACGATAAGGCTATCAGCTCAATCAGCTCAAAAGTCTAAAAAAGGACTAACGTAGGAAAGTGAAAGGAATGACTTCTTCTCATGAAGCTGTATGACGttcatttatttctgttttatggaaaaaaaggaatcgatAAATAATGCaaatgtatatttttcaaaataggcAGTTGTCTGTTGAGGTAAGCCAAAATACACGGGCAAAGTGAGAAACAAAACCTGCACAACAATTACTGACAAATAAGCAAATAACTGACCGGTTCTGACATATTTGGACCGTCGGTACAGCGGATTTCCAGAACTAGTTATTAACGCTGATGTGTACTTTTCGATAGTGACGTATTTGGCAATTACCTTCAAAACCCATTCACGTAATTGTCATGTCCGGGTCATTGTCTCATGAACGCTGAAGTGACAGCCCAATCTGATTGGCCGGAAGCCAAATAGGAAATAACTACTCCGCACATTAGATTACGGAAACACCTTATTCAGCCGAGTATAGGAGCAGCATGGAGAAGTAGAAGTGAAAGAAGATGTAGtcattaaattttgttttaaattccaACTTGATCAAAAGTCCTAAATTGGAActcaaaaataattgaagcGTATAATTTGAAGATCATAATTTGATTGTGTGCAAATGTGTAATTTGCGATATCGTTACTCCTCGCTGGAAAAAATCACATACCCATTGATTGCTGTCGTTTGAATGTTTCACATTTCACATAACGAATGTGTAACAACCCGCCATTTTCTCGAATAACAGAGAATACGAAATATAAAGCGGAAATTGATCAAGGTTTCTTCCGGCTGGAGAAATCAATACTTCTGCGGTATAAAGAGCCTTtaatatgtttgtttcttttgaatgaCTGCACGGTACAAAAATTCTATAATGCAACCAGCTGAACTATATTTTCTTATCAACAGAGTGCTGGTAATTGCTATTATAAACTCCGCAGTTTGGGAAACATCCTTTCTCTACAAATGAccttacaacaacaaattgatcaaagaaatttcattcaCGTAATCTGGCGCTCACTGGATTAAATATGATTCATATTTGATTCACTGGATGcgacaaaaatatttgtgatCTCATCGTTTCGTCACCGTTTGAACTTTGGCGCCTATTTTCGTCCCGTCCAATTTTATCATCTCAATTAAATTGTGCCATTCGTTTCCATTATAAGGCTGATTGCACATGCGAGGcgaataacatttaaaaaaatctgagACGTGGAAAGTGTGCCCAGGAAAACTTGTCTGTGTTGTGCAAGAGATCAGGATGTCACTCGCCGAGTTCGTCAAATTAATAAgttaatttattaataattacaGTTTTACGGAATTGccggaggaaaaacaaaaaaacttgggAAACATCTTGAACGACTTGTAGTTTACACGCACGAATTTGACGTTGACCCACATACGCAGTGAGTCGTAGTATTAGACCTTGTTAATCATAATAACAACCTCGTGTAACTCTACGAATAATTGatggcaacaacaaaagaaaaaaattaaagctcACGGCTCGCCAATCAGTTATCGAAATTCGagtcttaaaaaataataaaaaaaaaacaaacaaaaattccggTTTTGGCTTGTATATGTCGCTGTAGGTGAAGCCGTGTCATGAACTTGATATGCTTTATAGTGTATAGGGAATACGTAgattttacaacaacaacaaaaatttaataataataataataaaacatctCGAAAACTGAATGGTGCAACcgaacttatttttttggcttccAACCCAACACAGTCAGGTGTCGATTGCTCAAATATTCGGTTTTTGGGATGTAACAGCCGTCaggcaataataacaaataatgaaatcagaGCTGGTCAGTTCTAAGACGCATATACCGGAAAACGGCTAATGTCACtccaatcattttctttcgtctttaatttgtgattttcaatttaatcccGTGGCTGTCGGAGATGAGATTAGGATCCTGTTTACGGTTTCACAAGTGACGTAAtggaaaggaaaacatttaaatttttttgttttttgctttcaaaaaattcaaatttgttataTAGGCGATTCTGATCTTTTATTGAAGGGCAGTTTATAGCCCAACACCTCTCTGACGGATTTTGACATGGCTCTCAGAAAGCGGTTTGACGGGGACATGGGTGTGGCCTTTCGTGTATGAAAAAACGAAAGTGAATATAAGCTAACccgttctttttttagttattcttTTCTAAGTCGAGTGTACATTAATAAAGTTTATTGCGGCTCCAAAAAGTACCAAGACGTCACTTTTGTAGCCATCCAACAAAGATAACAGCAGACATGCATTATTAGAAAGTCTGTTGTGCTCTGCAATTGTTGTTTACATGTCCGAAAGAATTTGGACGAGTCTACGCCAAACATTCGAGAGAcgcaacattttttcaaaaactttttctttgcatGACTTGACATTTGcaacaatttagaaaatgtttcCAGCCcctatgaaaaatatttcaataaaacatttttttttttttataatttttttgcgGTCTCTGCCCACCTGCTGGCAGCGCAGTTTCTATTCCGCATTCAcccaatcaaaatattttaaggcCACCGCATTGTGTATTGTTACGTAACAACCTATAAGCGTCAGGTGAtgatgttcattttttttccccagatATTATCAGCAATCATTTTGAAAGAGTCGGTCTCAAAGAAGCAAGCCGACTCGTCAGTCGGTTGGTTGTTGGAATTTTGAGCAGCTCATTGACAACCGACAACTAGTTATTATAAATGTTTGAGCATCCTCTTTTCCGTtaattaaaagggaaaaaagggctTGGTCTCAAGGGCGATATCATCTATCCGACAATGTAAACGCTAATCGTTTAAGAAGTTCTGTACTCTATACCAGCCCTCCCTTTCCACCCTTGATTGATGgtgataaatgaaaaaagatggatAGCGTTAATTGTTGTATTCAAACGATTAGAGGTTGGCCTCAAGTAACAAGTGTTCATCTTTGAAAACCGGAATAATGCCGCCCAGAAATgcgaaatcaaattttctcgAGTTTTCCACACACAACAGTCGAACGATTTTCATCAATCTgagcgaatttttttttttttttttatgtgttatGGTCCAGAATTTCCAGCTAAATCTAAACGGTGATGGGTCTTGTTTAAATATCACGCGCAGGGCACAAGGTGATCAGTTTGGGTCGTCGAGTCAACAAGGCCATCGATATCAACAGTTATCGTGCGACGGATCGGACACCCGACCCAATCAACTATTCCGGTCGGAGAGTGTTGCGGGCACGTTAACAACAAATATCAGCCAATAAATAAAGAACGACGAATTTTCAGACGTGAGCCTCAACCACATCACATTCGACGTCGAACTAGATCTGTCACGTTTGCCGTCTggtattttctccttttcacgaaaaaaaacgtgaactGTTCAAAGCATTTCTACACACGTTCGTACAACCATAACAACAACCACATACCGAACATATAACAActgaaaaggaggaggaggaggagggtaaTGTAGTGCAAACGCACCGAGCCCCAATTAGTTAGAGGACCTCGTGTAACTTGATCCGGTTAGGGAGGGTGTGTGggcttttttgtatttctttaatttcattttccaactgGGGATGATGAggaggatggatggatggggggAATGAAACATGTAGGCGGTGTAGTAcgtatgtgtgtgttgcgTGTGTTCTCACGGAAAACGCGGTTGGTTATATGTTTTGCCCGCAGATCGTTTTACACGCAAAGTGAATatcactcccccccccccttttttcatgtAATGCCAtggaactaaaaaaaaggtgtcgGAATCTTCCGTCATTCCATTGCCGGCTGTCGGCGGATCGTGTGCAGTCAAAATCCTCGGCTCATTTCACTTGCGGtcgaatagaaaaagaattattattattatttttaatttggctTTGCCTGTTGTTTGAATGtactttttatttagttgaGCGCTAGCACTTCTGTCGCCAACATCTGTGT
This region of Daphnia pulex isolate KAP4 chromosome 9, ASM2113471v1 genomic DNA includes:
- the LOC124201721 gene encoding vegetative cell wall protein gp1-like produces the protein MKIVILSVLVVVAAAQTAYNKEPAYKSSEYPPQPYSFEWEVNDAPSYNNYGHSEKSDGNVVTGSYRVQLPDGRMQIVNYRADSYGYVADVKYEGEANYPEYKPAAYKAPAPSYPAPSAPSYPAPPAPSYPAPPAPSYPAPSAPSYPAPPAPSYPAPPAPSYPAPTAPSYPAPSAPVYQAPATPAYKAPAPAPAYRAPTPAAPAYKAPEAPVYKVQAAPAVKIPAAPVYKTPAAPAPVAPVYKTPAPAAPAYKAPSAPAYKAPTPAAPVYKAPALAAPAYKAPAPAPPAYKVPSTPIYRTSAAASSPWIPIRS
- the LOC124201723 gene encoding cuticle protein 18.6-like, with the translated sequence MKLVILYALLAAVAASPIPQTNYAPTPKTAEYTRQPYSFSWSVFDKPSFQEYSHSESSDGKVTTGSYRVYLPDGRIQTVTYTADAKNGYRADVKYENFSKTGTWIPGAIGFQVVGRS